A section of the Spirosoma pollinicola genome encodes:
- a CDS encoding zeta toxin family protein codes for MKKPIDTMPNLYIMAGPNGAGKTTAAYTLLPEVLDVWEFVNADEIARGLSPFKPDSVAFEAGRIMLQRVDHLMKQGVDFAFETTLSTRSYVQTIRRAKEAGYTITLFFVYLSSAEMAVDRVAKRVSMGGHNIPTDVVHRRYERALTNLFTLYLPICDSFLIINNSGDEPVEIAQGGLLKPTIVLDQILWNYLLNSYGNAS; via the coding sequence TTGAAGAAACCGATTGATACAATGCCGAACTTGTATATCATGGCCGGGCCAAATGGAGCCGGAAAAACCACTGCTGCTTATACACTACTACCTGAAGTTTTGGATGTGTGGGAGTTTGTCAATGCAGATGAAATAGCGAGAGGATTATCGCCATTTAAGCCAGATTCGGTCGCTTTTGAGGCTGGACGAATCATGTTGCAACGGGTTGACCATCTTATGAAACAAGGTGTTGATTTTGCCTTCGAAACAACATTGTCTACTCGTTCGTATGTGCAAACAATTCGTCGGGCTAAGGAAGCAGGTTATACAATCACACTTTTTTTTGTATATTTATCATCGGCAGAGATGGCCGTTGATCGTGTAGCGAAACGAGTATCAATGGGTGGGCACAATATTCCTACTGACGTTGTTCATCGGAGATACGAACGAGCATTGACTAATTTATTTACCTTGTACCTGCCGATTTGTGATTCGTTTCTCATAATCAACAACAGTGGAGATGAACCAGTTGAAATAGCGCAAGGTGGTTTATTAAAGCCGACGATTGTTCTGGATCAGATTTTGTGGAATTATTTATTAAACAGCTATGGAAACGCCAGTTAA
- a CDS encoding ABC transporter permease/substrate-binding protein has product MTNFFLFIRDHADKLLEQTLTHIGLTFVSLLLALLIGVPLGILISRRTRLASGVLGVAGVLQTVPSVALLGFLIPLLGIGVGPALVALFLYALLPIIRNTYVGITEVSPSIKEAATGVGMTKNQVLTKVELPLALPVIFAGVRTATVINVGVATLAAYVAAGGLGEFIFSGIALSNVSMMLAGAIPAALLAVGFDFGLARLQNLSVKKLRVGALAFVILVPFLSAFYLLPGRQDKLVAGFAHEFYGRADGYPGLQKTYGLQLRPRLIDQNLMYEAIRREQVDIISGYSTDGRIKAFNLLVLEDTKHAFPPYDAAPVVRQTTLKRYPDLGPTLNLLAGKLTDSVMTALNYQADYKKESPEQVARDFLKRVGLYKIPAAGDRPETVVMGSKVFTEQYILAEIYRQLIEGQTRLRVVTKTGLGGTQICFDALRTGAIDFYPEYTGTGLLVVLQPPAAILKKLTMQSDSVYRFCQQQFQEKYQLDWLKPLGFSNSYCLMMRRDQAKTVGIRSIEELVRYLK; this is encoded by the coding sequence ATGACTAACTTCTTCCTGTTCATCCGCGATCATGCCGATAAACTGCTGGAGCAAACGTTAACCCACATCGGGTTAACGTTTGTGTCCTTGTTGCTGGCGTTATTGATTGGTGTACCCCTTGGCATTCTCATTTCACGTCGAACCCGGCTGGCGAGTGGCGTTCTGGGCGTGGCTGGCGTGTTGCAAACCGTGCCGAGTGTAGCGCTGTTGGGCTTCCTGATTCCGCTGTTGGGTATCGGCGTTGGCCCGGCGCTGGTGGCATTGTTTCTATATGCATTGCTGCCCATTATTCGGAACACCTATGTGGGTATTACGGAAGTTAGCCCGTCAATAAAAGAAGCTGCAACGGGGGTAGGTATGACCAAAAATCAGGTCCTGACGAAGGTCGAGTTACCGCTGGCGCTGCCTGTTATTTTTGCGGGTGTACGAACGGCAACCGTCATCAATGTGGGTGTGGCTACACTGGCGGCTTATGTCGCTGCGGGTGGTTTGGGCGAGTTTATTTTTAGCGGCATCGCCCTGAGTAACGTCAGTATGATGCTGGCCGGGGCCATTCCGGCGGCTTTACTGGCGGTTGGCTTCGATTTTGGATTGGCCCGTTTACAAAACCTGTCTGTCAAAAAACTGAGAGTGGGCGCACTGGCATTTGTCATTCTGGTGCCGTTTCTATCGGCGTTTTACCTCTTGCCGGGTCGGCAGGACAAATTGGTAGCGGGTTTTGCCCACGAGTTTTATGGCCGTGCCGATGGCTATCCGGGCTTGCAGAAAACCTATGGGCTACAGCTTCGGCCCCGGCTCATCGACCAGAATCTGATGTATGAAGCCATTCGAAGGGAGCAGGTCGATATTATTAGTGGCTACTCCACTGATGGCCGTATTAAGGCGTTTAATTTATTGGTGCTGGAGGATACCAAACATGCATTTCCGCCCTACGATGCGGCCCCGGTTGTGCGGCAGACTACGCTCAAGCGTTACCCTGATCTCGGCCCAACGCTCAATCTTTTGGCTGGTAAACTCACCGATTCTGTCATGACGGCCCTGAACTACCAAGCCGATTATAAAAAAGAGTCGCCGGAGCAGGTGGCTCGTGATTTTCTGAAACGCGTGGGCTTGTACAAAATTCCGGCGGCAGGTGACCGTCCCGAAACGGTGGTCATGGGCTCAAAGGTATTTACCGAACAGTACATTCTGGCCGAGATTTACCGGCAACTGATTGAAGGTCAAACCCGCCTGCGCGTCGTGACAAAAACGGGTCTGGGCGGCACACAAATCTGTTTCGACGCCCTCCGCACCGGCGCTATTGATTTTTATCCCGAATACACCGGCACGGGTCTGCTGGTTGTGCTGCAACCCCCGGCGGCAATCCTCAAGAAGTTAACGATGCAATCAGACTCGGTGTATCGATTTTGCCAACAGCAATTTCAGGAAAAATATCAGCTCGACTGGCTGAAACCGCTTGGATTCAGCAATAGCTATTGCCTCATGATGCGTCGGGATCAGGCCAAAACAGTAGGCATTCGATCTATTGAGGAATTGGTGAGGTATTTGAAGTAA
- a CDS encoding ABC transporter ATP-binding protein: MIEIQNLTKQFDSYTAVNDVSLTVGKGETLVLLGTSGCGKTTTLKMINRLIEPTSGSITVDGIDVRQQAGPELRRRVGYVIQDGGLFPHYTVADAIATVPKLLNWEPARIQERTHELMEKLQLPVALLTRYPAELSGGQRQRVGLARALAVNPPVVLMDEPFGALDPFTRKHVRRELFGLNELRETTVVLVTHDVSEALELADRIALMDKGQIVQIGPPDELLTNPATDFVRDFLDDKPHRLHD, translated from the coding sequence ATGATCGAAATCCAAAATCTGACCAAACAATTTGACTCTTATACAGCTGTTAATGACGTATCACTCACGGTAGGGAAGGGCGAGACCTTGGTGTTGCTCGGAACGAGTGGGTGCGGTAAAACCACGACGCTCAAAATGATCAACCGACTGATTGAGCCAACTTCCGGCTCAATCACTGTCGATGGTATTGATGTACGACAGCAGGCGGGCCCTGAGTTGCGCCGGCGAGTTGGCTACGTCATTCAGGATGGTGGTCTTTTTCCGCACTACACCGTTGCCGATGCTATTGCTACTGTGCCCAAACTACTCAATTGGGAGCCAGCCCGAATACAGGAGCGAACTCATGAGTTAATGGAGAAACTTCAGTTACCCGTCGCATTGCTAACCCGCTACCCGGCCGAATTAAGTGGTGGCCAGCGGCAACGCGTTGGACTGGCGCGGGCATTAGCTGTTAATCCGCCCGTGGTGCTCATGGACGAACCCTTTGGCGCGCTCGATCCGTTCACCCGGAAACACGTTCGGCGGGAGTTGTTCGGACTGAATGAACTGCGCGAAACGACCGTCGTTCTGGTTACGCACGATGTGAGTGAAGCCCTCGAACTCGCCGACCGTATTGCGCTTATGGACAAGGGGCAGATTGTCCAAATCGGTCCGCCTGACGAGTTACTGACGAACCCGGCCACTGACTTTGTTCGCGATTTTCTGGACGACAAACCTCATCGGCTACATGACTAA
- a CDS encoding CocE/NonD family hydrolase: MKYWLYLLILVTLILPAQAQLTSTGNFVRDNYQKFEYKIPMRDGTKLHTAVYVPKDASATAKYPFMMQRTCYSVAPYGADAYPAQVGPSGTLMRDKFIFVYQDVRGRWASEGTWTNMTPTVTNQQPAVVAKGKKKTTTPVSTTAIDESSDTYDTIEWLLKNVPNNNGRVGQWGISYPGFYTAASLPNAHPALKAASPQAPIADFFFDDFHHNGAFIQAYLFTFPVFGVQHAEPTTKAWYNDQMIKTGSNDGFQWQYDLGPLKNADKYYKDNFYWQETVNHPNYDEFWQKRGLLPHLKNIRPAVMTVGGWFDAEDLYGPLNIYKTIEKSTPNAYNTLVMGPFGHGRWSRETGHTLHSNVYFGDSIATFYQRNIEAKFFTHFLKGAGDGKTGLPEAYLFNTGRNEWKTFDKWPVADAPVKQFFLMSDGTLANNRTMQATNNLFSEFISDPMKPVPYTEDITTTQGFTPFNYMSEDQRFAGRRPDVLTFQTEVLTEDMTLGGEIMAKLKVSTTGTDADWVVKLIDVYPPNEPNHAYMPNKNITLGNYQQMVRSEVMRGRFRNSFEKPEPFKAGEVTDVNFRVQDVLHTFKKGHRVMIQVQSTWFPLIDRNPQKYVDNIYKADAADFQKATHRVYDNSVIEVQVMK, from the coding sequence ATGAAATACTGGCTTTACCTACTTATCCTCGTTACGTTAATCCTGCCCGCACAGGCACAACTGACCTCAACCGGCAACTTCGTTCGGGACAACTACCAGAAATTCGAATACAAAATCCCGATGCGCGACGGCACAAAACTACACACCGCCGTGTACGTGCCGAAAGATGCCTCGGCAACCGCAAAGTACCCGTTCATGATGCAGCGGACCTGCTACAGCGTGGCCCCTTACGGTGCCGATGCCTATCCGGCACAGGTTGGTCCATCGGGAACGCTCATGCGCGACAAGTTTATTTTTGTCTATCAGGATGTTCGTGGCCGTTGGGCATCGGAAGGCACCTGGACCAACATGACACCAACCGTTACCAATCAGCAACCGGCGGTGGTGGCGAAGGGAAAAAAGAAGACCACCACGCCTGTTAGCACGACTGCCATTGATGAAAGCTCGGATACCTACGACACCATCGAATGGCTACTCAAAAACGTGCCAAATAACAACGGTCGGGTGGGGCAGTGGGGCATTAGCTACCCCGGTTTCTACACGGCGGCATCATTGCCAAACGCGCACCCGGCCTTAAAAGCCGCTTCGCCACAGGCTCCCATAGCTGATTTCTTCTTTGATGATTTTCACCACAACGGGGCATTTATTCAAGCGTATCTGTTTACGTTTCCGGTTTTTGGCGTCCAGCATGCCGAGCCAACGACCAAGGCCTGGTATAACGACCAGATGATTAAAACCGGTTCGAATGATGGTTTTCAATGGCAGTATGACCTGGGGCCGCTGAAAAATGCGGATAAATACTACAAGGATAATTTCTACTGGCAGGAAACGGTCAACCACCCGAACTACGACGAATTCTGGCAGAAACGGGGCCTTCTGCCACACCTCAAGAACATCCGACCCGCCGTGATGACCGTTGGTGGCTGGTTCGATGCCGAAGACTTGTATGGGCCGCTAAACATCTACAAAACAATTGAGAAGAGTACTCCCAATGCCTATAATACGCTGGTGATGGGACCCTTTGGGCATGGCCGCTGGTCGCGTGAGACGGGCCATACGCTGCACAGTAATGTTTATTTTGGCGATAGCATCGCGACGTTCTATCAACGGAATATCGAAGCGAAATTCTTTACTCACTTCCTGAAAGGAGCGGGCGATGGCAAAACCGGGCTACCCGAAGCCTACCTCTTCAATACAGGTCGTAACGAATGGAAAACGTTCGACAAATGGCCCGTTGCCGATGCTCCTGTTAAGCAGTTTTTCCTGATGTCGGATGGGACACTGGCAAACAATCGGACAATGCAGGCAACGAACAATCTGTTCTCGGAATTCATCAGCGACCCCATGAAGCCTGTTCCGTATACGGAAGATATTACGACGACACAAGGATTCACACCCTTCAATTATATGTCGGAGGATCAACGGTTTGCAGGCCGTCGGCCCGATGTATTGACGTTCCAGACGGAGGTGCTGACCGAAGATATGACGCTGGGGGGCGAAATTATGGCCAAACTCAAAGTGAGCACAACGGGTACCGATGCCGACTGGGTAGTTAAATTGATCGACGTGTACCCGCCCAACGAACCGAATCATGCTTACATGCCGAACAAAAACATCACATTAGGTAACTACCAGCAAATGGTTCGTTCGGAAGTTATGCGCGGTCGGTTCCGCAACTCATTCGAGAAGCCGGAGCCATTCAAAGCGGGTGAAGTAACCGACGTGAATTTCCGGGTACAGGATGTGTTGCACACTTTCAAAAAAGGTCACCGGGTCATGATTCAAGTGCAAAGTACGTGGTTCCCGCTGATCGACCGGAATCCACAGAAATATGTGGATAACATCTACAAAGCCGATGCCGCTGACTTCCAGAAAGCAACGCACCGGGTGTACGATAACTCAGTCATTGAGGTTCAGGTGATGAAGTAA
- a CDS encoding alpha/beta hydrolase, with the protein MSLFRLAVCICLLIFPLIAVQAKVDSLDVPSAAMGRTLRAGVVLPERYKKIKQPLPVLYLLHGGSGNFRDWLTKVPDKTLLQRMADQYNLIIVTPDGDPTSYYFDSPLVKTSQFETFISKELIDKIDSSYKTVRDKKGRIIAGLSMGGHGAMFIASRHPELYAAAGSMSGVMNINTATWKVPADFAKSRADNFVKLLGTAKEGDAPYPGYTMVTLADQLKANNLPLIFDIGVDDFLIETNRDLHRRLMENKTPHDYTERPGAHTWEYWGNALPYQLLFFSNILKANGVFVMK; encoded by the coding sequence ATGAGTTTGTTTCGCTTGGCAGTCTGTATCTGTCTGCTAATCTTTCCTTTAATTGCTGTTCAAGCAAAAGTTGACTCGCTCGATGTTCCCAGTGCCGCTATGGGCCGGACGCTCAGGGCAGGGGTCGTATTGCCGGAACGATACAAGAAAATAAAACAGCCACTACCAGTGCTTTATCTGCTACATGGAGGCTCTGGGAACTTCCGTGACTGGCTTACTAAAGTGCCCGACAAGACGCTGTTGCAGCGGATGGCTGATCAGTATAACCTGATCATCGTCACACCCGATGGCGACCCAACCAGCTACTACTTCGATAGTCCGCTGGTTAAAACCAGCCAGTTCGAGACGTTTATTTCGAAAGAATTGATCGACAAAATTGACAGTAGCTACAAGACTGTTCGCGACAAAAAGGGCCGGATCATTGCCGGTTTGTCGATGGGCGGGCACGGCGCTATGTTTATAGCGAGCCGCCACCCTGAGCTGTACGCGGCCGCTGGGAGTATGAGTGGTGTTATGAACATCAACACCGCTACCTGGAAAGTCCCCGCCGATTTCGCCAAATCACGTGCCGATAATTTTGTTAAACTTTTGGGGACAGCTAAAGAGGGCGATGCACCTTATCCAGGCTATACAATGGTAACACTGGCCGACCAGCTTAAGGCCAATAATCTGCCGCTGATCTTCGATATTGGTGTCGATGATTTCCTGATCGAAACAAACCGTGATCTGCACCGTCGATTAATGGAGAACAAAACCCCGCACGACTATACCGAGCGGCCCGGTGCCCATACCTGGGAATATTGGGGAAATGCCCTGCCTTACCAACTGCTGTTCTTCAGCAACATCCTCAAAGCGAATGGGGTGTTTGTTATGAAGTAA
- a CDS encoding helix-turn-helix transcriptional regulator: MKNRLKVERAEHNLSQADLADRIGVSRQTINSIETGRYVPSTILALKLATVFGKAVEHIFTLEETD, from the coding sequence ATGAAAAACCGATTGAAAGTAGAGCGGGCGGAACATAACCTGTCGCAGGCGGATCTGGCAGATCGCATTGGTGTGAGTCGGCAGACGATCAACTCGATTGAAACAGGCCGCTACGTACCCTCCACGATTCTAGCTCTAAAATTGGCAACGGTATTTGGCAAGGCCGTAGAGCATATCTTTACGCTTGAAGAAACCGATTGA
- a CDS encoding CitMHS family transporter encodes MLSLLGFATIGVFLILIITKRLSVITALVLVPVIMGLLAGFGPKELGEMVLAGIKQVAPTGILLMFAVLYFGTMLDVGLFDPVIAAIIRYVKGDPLKVIVGTAILTMIVHLDGDGTATFMIVMSAFLPIYKQLNINRLMLSGIVALSVGPMHLVPWSGTSARAISTLKTDATQLFNPNIPAIIAGVIWVLFVAYWFGLKERKRLGVSDLRYVHHENLTDEQRQFRRPKLFWINAVLTIALITTLMKGWVPAAALFIVASVVALLINYPKLADQQKVVRSHGNNIFMVSSMIFAAGVFSGILTGSHMIDAMATSVVSLIPQQHANWLPTLTAITSMPASLLFTPDAYYFGVVPILSQTATQFGIDPLEIGRAALLGQMTVGFPVSPLTASTFLLIGLAEVDLGDHQKFILKWAFGTTLVMTLAALLTGSIHL; translated from the coding sequence ATGCTGTCTCTCTTAGGGTTCGCCACCATTGGCGTTTTTCTAATACTGATTATCACCAAGCGTCTGTCGGTCATTACGGCCTTGGTGCTGGTTCCCGTTATCATGGGGCTTCTGGCAGGCTTTGGACCGAAAGAACTGGGCGAGATGGTGCTGGCAGGTATTAAGCAGGTGGCCCCAACGGGTATCCTGCTGATGTTTGCTGTGCTGTATTTCGGAACAATGCTCGATGTGGGCCTGTTCGATCCCGTTATTGCCGCCATCATCCGCTATGTCAAAGGCGACCCGCTCAAGGTCATTGTGGGAACGGCTATATTGACCATGATCGTTCACCTCGATGGCGATGGAACGGCAACATTTATGATCGTTATGTCGGCTTTTTTGCCGATTTACAAACAACTCAATATCAATCGACTGATGCTGTCGGGCATTGTGGCGCTGAGCGTTGGACCCATGCATTTGGTTCCGTGGTCGGGTACGTCGGCGCGGGCCATTTCGACCTTGAAAACAGATGCAACGCAACTTTTCAACCCCAATATTCCAGCCATTATTGCAGGTGTTATCTGGGTGTTGTTTGTGGCGTACTGGTTTGGCCTGAAAGAGCGGAAACGCCTGGGTGTTTCTGACCTGCGCTATGTTCATCACGAAAACCTGACCGATGAACAGCGGCAGTTCCGTCGCCCAAAACTCTTCTGGATAAATGCTGTGCTGACCATTGCGCTCATCACCACGCTCATGAAAGGCTGGGTTCCGGCCGCGGCCCTTTTCATTGTGGCGAGCGTGGTGGCTTTGCTCATCAACTATCCCAAACTGGCCGACCAACAGAAGGTTGTGCGCAGTCATGGCAACAATATTTTCATGGTGTCGAGTATGATCTTTGCCGCCGGTGTTTTTTCGGGAATCCTGACAGGCTCCCACATGATCGATGCGATGGCAACATCGGTAGTTTCGCTGATTCCGCAACAACACGCCAACTGGCTGCCAACGCTCACGGCCATTACCAGTATGCCCGCAAGTTTGCTCTTTACGCCCGATGCCTATTATTTTGGTGTAGTGCCGATCCTGAGCCAAACGGCGACGCAATTCGGCATTGACCCACTGGAAATTGGGCGGGCAGCTTTGCTGGGGCAGATGACTGTTGGTTTCCCGGTTAGCCCCCTCACTGCCTCGACTTTTTTGCTGATTGGTCTGGCGGAGGTTGATCTGGGCGACCACCAGAAATTTATCCTTAAATGGGCTTTCGGTACTACGCTCGTTATGACGCTGGCGGCTCTCTTGACCGGGTCAATTCATCTATGA
- a CDS encoding DUF427 domain-containing protein, producing the protein MKAIWNGETIAESDDTVIVENNHYFPKDSVKAKFLVDSETHTTCPWKGLASYYTLTVDGKTNPDAAWYYPEPKSAASEIKNRVAFWKGVQVVE; encoded by the coding sequence ATGAAAGCTATCTGGAACGGTGAAACCATCGCCGAAAGTGACGACACCGTCATTGTTGAAAATAATCATTACTTCCCGAAAGATTCGGTTAAGGCTAAATTTCTGGTCGATAGCGAAACGCACACAACCTGCCCCTGGAAAGGTCTGGCATCTTACTATACCCTGACGGTCGACGGCAAAACCAACCCTGATGCCGCCTGGTATTATCCCGAACCGAAATCGGCCGCTAGCGAAATCAAAAACCGGGTAGCGTTCTGGAAAGGCGTACAAGTAGTTGAATGA
- a CDS encoding acyclic terpene utilization AtuA family protein: MKETIRIGCGAGFSGDRLEPAVILVQEGKLDYLVLECLAERTISLAQKRKRQDPTKGYDPLLERRIESLLPDLLANNVRLITNMGAANPLAAAEKICEIARRMNLSVTVAAVTGDDVFDQLTGNEQALETGKPLTDSAPLISANAYLGTDAILPALATSAQIIITGRVADPSLFVAPLAYEFGWSLDDVNQIGQGTVIGHLLECAGQLTGGYFADPDKKDLPDMAHLGHPFADISADGTAVFGKVAGTGGLLSVATAKEQLLYEVMDPSRYITPDVIADFTQVHLTQTAPNQVRATGGRGQVRPDTLKVSVGYEAGYIGEGELSYAGSNALGRAKLAGAIIQNRLQDRFPDLRIDYIGSVSVHRKTFGTYPDPYEIRLRVAGRAKTAEQAALVGEEVEALYTNGPAGGGGARKYIHEVVGIVSTLIPRTKLTPQFILRHA, translated from the coding sequence ATGAAAGAAACTATCCGAATTGGCTGTGGCGCTGGCTTTTCCGGTGACCGGCTCGAACCGGCGGTGATTCTGGTTCAGGAGGGAAAGCTGGATTATTTAGTGCTCGAATGCCTGGCCGAGCGAACCATTTCGCTCGCGCAAAAACGCAAACGTCAGGACCCAACCAAAGGGTACGACCCCTTGCTCGAACGTCGAATCGAAAGCCTGTTGCCCGATTTGCTGGCCAACAACGTGCGCCTGATTACCAACATGGGCGCGGCCAACCCGCTGGCCGCTGCCGAAAAAATCTGCGAAATTGCCCGACGAATGAACCTGTCCGTCACGGTAGCCGCTGTTACGGGCGACGATGTGTTCGATCAGCTCACGGGCAATGAACAAGCACTGGAAACAGGAAAACCATTAACGGATTCCGCGCCACTGATTTCGGCAAATGCCTACCTCGGCACCGACGCAATTTTGCCTGCGCTGGCTACCTCTGCTCAGATCATCATTACGGGCCGCGTAGCCGACCCATCTCTATTTGTAGCTCCACTGGCGTATGAGTTCGGCTGGTCGCTGGACGACGTGAACCAGATTGGACAGGGAACCGTGATTGGCCACTTATTGGAATGCGCGGGGCAACTTACGGGTGGTTACTTTGCCGATCCCGATAAGAAAGACTTACCCGATATGGCGCACCTGGGCCATCCGTTTGCGGATATTTCGGCAGATGGTACAGCGGTCTTTGGCAAGGTAGCCGGTACGGGTGGACTACTGAGCGTTGCAACGGCCAAAGAGCAATTATTGTATGAAGTCATGGACCCCAGCCGCTACATCACGCCCGATGTTATTGCCGATTTTACGCAGGTACATTTAACCCAAACCGCCCCAAACCAGGTGCGTGCTACGGGTGGGCGGGGACAGGTTCGACCTGATACGCTCAAAGTAAGCGTGGGTTATGAAGCCGGTTATATTGGCGAAGGCGAACTGTCCTATGCGGGTTCGAATGCCCTGGGTCGGGCAAAATTAGCCGGAGCAATCATTCAGAATCGGCTACAAGACCGCTTCCCTGATCTGCGCATCGACTACATCGGTAGTGTATCCGTTCACCGGAAAACCTTCGGTACTTACCCTGATCCGTATGAGATTCGGCTGCGGGTAGCGGGCCGTGCCAAGACTGCTGAACAGGCCGCTTTAGTAGGCGAAGAGGTCGAAGCGCTTTATACCAACGGACCCGCCGGTGGGGGCGGGGCTCGTAAGTACATTCACGAGGTTGTGGGCATCGTTTCGACACTTATCCCCCGCACTAAACTAACACCCCAATTCATTCTACGACACGCTTGA
- a CDS encoding L-rhamnose mutarotase: protein MRYCFALDLKDDPALIAEYEQHHKRIWPEIEASIRESGITDMQLFRTGNRMFMIMETDETFSFEAKSAADAASPIVQKWENLMWGYQQAIPTAKPGEKWVLMERFFKL from the coding sequence ATGCGTTATTGCTTTGCCCTCGACCTCAAAGACGACCCGGCCCTGATTGCCGAATACGAACAGCACCACAAGCGAATCTGGCCTGAAATCGAAGCCAGTATTCGCGAGTCGGGTATTACCGATATGCAGCTTTTCCGCACTGGCAACCGGATGTTTATGATCATGGAAACCGACGAGACATTTTCGTTCGAAGCCAAATCTGCCGCCGATGCCGCCAGCCCCATCGTACAAAAATGGGAGAATCTGATGTGGGGCTACCAGCAAGCAATTCCCACGGCAAAACCCGGTGAGAAGTGGGTACTAATGGAGCGGTTTTTCAAGCTGTGA
- a CDS encoding carboxylesterase/lipase family protein gives MKIKSTFVSLLVLSLPLLAVAQSAKETASPIVAGKGIATVSTESGSVRGYIHNGTFTFKGIPYAKAERFEAPTKPDSWTGVRSSMTYGPVCPMDITTTTNDVIEFPFHHDWGFTNENCLSLNVWTPQATPAQKRPVMVWLHGGGFTAGSSVELPSYDGENLTKKGDVVVVTLNHRLNVLGFLDLSAYGEKYKNSANAGLMDLVVALQWVKQNINQFGGDPNNVTIFGQSGGGGKVTSLMNAPSAKGLFHKAIVQSGSYITSFTESALMKQVSAALLTELNLQPSQVDSLQKISYERLNAASKRALKKVSDGMKAEGKPTFGLGWGPIHDGSFLPYQPTDAAAIELSKNVPLLVGSTKNEFTPFNPATRDITMDGVKENVQKKYGDKADAYMAAVKKAYPETVKPSDYLDIDFNFRPLTVKQANGKAIPGAAPVYMYLFTWQSPVMDGMYKAMHCMEIPFAFDNISRCEEMTGGGKEAQTLADKMSRAWIAFARTGNPNHKGLPTWPAYTAENGATMILDNVNQVKTNPDKELLQIVAGKSL, from the coding sequence ATGAAAATCAAATCAACTTTCGTTTCTCTGCTGGTACTCAGCCTGCCGCTGCTGGCCGTAGCGCAATCAGCAAAGGAAACCGCTTCGCCCATTGTGGCGGGAAAAGGTATCGCCACAGTAAGCACCGAATCGGGCAGTGTGCGGGGTTATATTCACAATGGCACGTTTACGTTTAAAGGCATTCCGTATGCGAAAGCCGAACGGTTTGAAGCCCCCACCAAACCAGATTCCTGGACAGGCGTTCGGAGTTCGATGACTTACGGCCCCGTTTGCCCGATGGACATAACAACGACGACAAACGATGTCATTGAATTTCCCTTTCACCACGATTGGGGCTTTACCAACGAAAATTGCCTGAGCCTGAACGTCTGGACGCCACAGGCCACGCCTGCTCAAAAACGACCGGTTATGGTATGGTTGCACGGAGGTGGTTTCACGGCTGGCTCATCTGTCGAATTGCCATCGTATGATGGCGAAAATCTGACCAAAAAAGGCGACGTTGTCGTAGTTACGCTCAATCACCGGCTCAATGTGCTGGGTTTTCTGGATTTGTCGGCCTATGGTGAAAAGTACAAAAATTCAGCGAATGCGGGCCTGATGGATCTGGTAGTTGCCCTGCAATGGGTGAAGCAGAATATCAATCAGTTCGGTGGTGACCCGAACAACGTGACCATATTCGGCCAGTCGGGCGGGGGTGGTAAAGTGACCAGCCTCATGAACGCGCCATCGGCAAAAGGATTGTTCCACAAAGCCATTGTGCAAAGCGGCAGTTACATTACCAGTTTTACGGAAAGTGCGCTGATGAAGCAGGTGAGTGCTGCCTTACTGACAGAGTTGAATTTACAACCCAGCCAAGTCGATTCACTTCAGAAAATATCCTATGAACGCCTGAATGCCGCCAGCAAACGCGCATTGAAGAAAGTATCAGACGGGATGAAAGCCGAAGGGAAACCTACTTTCGGACTGGGCTGGGGACCAATTCACGACGGTAGTTTCCTGCCCTATCAACCTACAGACGCAGCCGCAATAGAACTGTCGAAAAATGTTCCGCTGCTGGTCGGCTCGACTAAAAATGAGTTTACTCCGTTCAACCCCGCCACCCGCGACATTACGATGGACGGGGTAAAAGAGAATGTGCAGAAGAAATACGGCGACAAAGCCGACGCGTATATGGCGGCTGTTAAGAAAGCCTATCCCGAAACGGTGAAACCATCAGATTACCTGGACATTGACTTCAACTTTCGCCCCCTCACCGTTAAACAGGCAAACGGGAAAGCAATTCCGGGCGCGGCTCCGGTTTATATGTACCTGTTCACCTGGCAGTCGCCGGTAATGGATGGCATGTACAAAGCTATGCACTGTATGGAAATCCCCTTTGCTTTCGATAATATCAGCCGTTGTGAAGAAATGACGGGTGGTGGAAAAGAAGCTCAAACCCTTGCCGACAAAATGAGCCGGGCCTGGATCGCCTTCGCCCGGACGGGTAACCCGAATCATAAGGGTTTACCCACCTGGCCAGCTTACACTGCCGAAAATGGGGCAACCATGATTCTCGACAACGTAAATCAGGTGAAAACCAACCCTGATAAAGAATTGCTGCAAATTGTGGCCGGGAAGTCGTTGTAA